Within Cucumis melo cultivar AY chromosome 4, USDA_Cmelo_AY_1.0, whole genome shotgun sequence, the genomic segment tcATCGTTAGTGTTTGGAAACATTTTCAAGATATACATttactttaatatataaatatgatGGTTGATACTCGattcaaaaaatatttttgaattttcaGAAATTGTATGAGTACTCTTAATTctatgattttttgtttttttgttttttttttcttttttgccattttataattcaatatttaattatttgattacTGTATTGGTAATTAtaaatcattttttatatatattataaaataaaaagactacccaatttctttttagttttctttttaagaaaaacaatttaaattttagttttcgTTAGCAAAAATCCTCCATGCCTACGTCAATACTGATTATAGGATTTGAAGTTTTCATTTCATCTTGTACTTGTTGCCTTTCGATGTTTTTGTCGGATACCCTTATCTGATTCCCCATAATATTTCTTTTTGATAAATAACAATAACAGTAAAACTTCCGTATAACCcaatacaattttttttgttatcttaGATTCCATTTTCTTGATCgattgatttatttttattttttctagaTAGATCGAGTTTATGATCAATTAGATGGGATGAGTTTGAAGAAACAATAGATAGATACACGTAGAAGgtagaaatttgaaaataaaattaaaaaaaaatatgtttttataggactgaaatatttttgaaaaatatcctGAATTGAAATCAGTTATGGTTTTAAAGAGTAAGAATATTACATTTTTAAAGGTAATaatattaatgaaaattttaaaagtaattctaataatttaaaaaatcacCCGTGAGTGATTGAATTTAATCACTAAATTGCGATGTTTTGGGCATTAGGTACACAAATTTCCTCTCAATTTCAATAATCATTGTCTAgtgacattttttatatataacaaaatgatcAAATTTGTATGTAAATTACTGTATCTTACCATATTTAAAGATATCTAGTTTGCCGTATAAATTAATATCTGAAATTTGTTAGGATATATTTGGAAGTTATTTTGAGATTGTCAAAATCGTTTTTTCTCTTACCAAAAtcacttttaaaaataaagatgTTTGATATGAACTAAAATTGATCGTAGAAACTAAGTGATAGGTACTTTTTTGTTAAGTAATTTCCGGTCaatcaatttcaaaataattatctaattaagtttaattcaatttttgtttaaaatattgttaattAGCCATTTAAGAATTGAAATATGTCTGATTAGCGAttcctttttaaattttaaatattgataCAAAAGATAGCCGAACTGtcattaaattgtaaataaaacaaataactatatatgttttaaattttctttccatacctatatataaacatatatgaAGTAAAGAGAAATTGAATTCtatcataattatttaattaaataattaattctaaaataaaataagcaaaatcaatttaacaaaataaattatacaataattttttttttattaaaatcaatACCCAGCTATAAATCCTAAACAGTTATTTATAAGATGATTTCAACGGAAGTAAAACATTTTGCTACGTGAAGCAGTGtgttataatcaaatttcttaaTATAATCCTGTcttgaaatattcaaattcaCTTAAAATTTTCGATATCAAAACTTAAAGttcattaaaaacattattGTCAAAATTTCCGAAATCTCGACAACAcaatccaaaaaagaaaaaagccaaAGCAGCCAGAAGATTTATCGAATGCATCTGACGAATTAAAGTTGGGAAACAAACAATAATAAACCATTTTTAGCTCCAAGGAAGAATTGGATAATAGAACATAGGAGCAACAGGATCTATTTTtccaatttctttgtcctaagaGCTATATACTTTCATCTAACAAATCGCATCCACCAGACAAATACATGACTCTaaccataaatttgaaatcTGGGGAGTTTATAAATACCAAAACTAACGGGTTATATCTCTCAATCAAGCAAATCGGACACTTCTGTCATCCTGAAAGGATCAACTTGAGCTAATTTTCCTGCCAAAGCTTTGTTTGGAAATATATTATCTACCATCATTCTCTCTCTCATACCATAGGCTGGAGCCTTAGCATTAACGTATGCCTGTACTAGAGTTTGAAATTGGGTGAATCGACCCATATAACCCAATCTTCTCATCCTATCAAAGATATTCTCAGCATTGGGAACATCTCCCCTACTTGCATAGTGATGCATGAGAGTCATGTATGTGGCAAACAATGGCTTCTTCTTGTTTTGCTGAACAGCCTTGACCAAGAAAGAGTCTGCCTTTTCTACCTCCCCTGCTTCCACAtagaacttcacaactgcatCCCATGTCAACGGATCCATGCGGCAACCACTCTCTGCCATCTGATTGACTAGTTCCTTGCCCTTCGTCAGCATCTTAGTTTGTCTATACACGTTCATCATGGTAGAATAGTGTCTTGCAGATAGCTTTTTCCCTGATTTTAcaactctatcaaaaattttcTCTGCCTCCTGGACGTTCTTCAGCTTTCCCCAAGCAACAATGGCAGCCATACATTCTTCAATATGAGGATCTGACTCACAGATCTCCCAGAGCCTCCTCACTTCATCTTCCATTTCGAGTTCTCCATAACGGGGAAGTAAAATTCTGCATGGCCATCGAGAACCTTGTGAGTTAATTTCTTCCATCTGCTTTAAAGTGGCCTTGGCTTTGTCTTTAAGCCCAGCTGAAACATAGTGTTTAGCTAATAGGGCAAGTGTATCAAAATCAAGTTCAATTCCATCAGCCTTCATTGTATCAACAACTTGTTCCATCCCACTTATGTCATTAGAAAGGCCTTTAGCATCTATTAAGATTTTGTAAGTAAACCGAGAAGGCTTGACATTTTCTTTCTCCATCAACAACAAAATGTCGGCTATTTTCCTCTTGTCAGTCCTCCTGTAAAGAAGAAGCAATTGGCTGCAAGCAAACGCTGTGATGGGGAATTCAAGGTCCTTCATTTTGTTGAATACTTCTTCTGCTTTTTGTACATTGCTGGCAATCACACAGTTAGCCAAAAGAGTTCGGTATACTATCTCACCTTGGAAGGACTTGGGAATTTTAGCAAGGTAATTTTCTGCCATACGGAGACCTCGTAACTTTCCAATCAAGTCGAGCCGAGAAGCATAATCTTTGTCAGTAAAATTAAGTTTCCCACTTGCTTCCAACCACTCTGAAAACTGTAAAAGCCATACAGAAATGCCAGATATGAATTCGAGAAATGATGAACCAACGTCTAAAAATAGGAGAAAACATTTACCATATACAATAGCCATAAAAACCTTCAGCGTCTAAAATTGCATAACCATTCTTATACCAGTAATGAATTTTGGCCAACAATATATAATTTTGATCCAAATATACCGGTTCGGCAGTTAAACATCAAACTGACTAAAATTTCTGTAAGAGGCTCCGGCACCGTTTGAATGCTATAGGTCAGTACAACAGTTTTTTATACAAGTATTTGATGATGGTACTTCTTAGAAATTGATCTACATAATCGGGTTTACTGATTTGCCTAACATATGGATCTTCAGTGTCAAAAATTGCTTAACCATTTTATGCTTGTTAGACCATAATACTATAATTGATTATTGTactttataaaatttgattaacATTTCTATCCCGAAATAAATTGTGTCCACTATCAAGTATGCTTCTATAGAGTCCCACATAACCCAagtgaaatgagattaattacaAACATCATGCCACATGAATGAATTTCAGTTCTTGAAAAGCAACATCAAAGTCAATTTACCTGCAAAGCCTTCCCAAACATCTGACGTTTACGAAGATAGAGCATGGCCAAAGAGATATCGGCCCGGCTTAGTTCTTTTCCTTCACTGACCCACTTATCAAGTGCACTAGCCACAGATAAACCTGGAGCTTTCCAAATAACATTGAAAAGTTCTGAAGGACCCCTTTTTGTAGATTTCTTTTCAGCAAGTCCAGTTTCTCCCTCAAGTAAATCCAGTTCATTTTGAGTCCCATCATCAACAGCATTGTCATCGTCGTCATCAATTTCTGATCCAGAAGTTAGTTCCTCTTCATTATCATCTGCTGCCTTACTATCTTCAAGTGGACTAGTGCTTGGAAGTGTTTCATCAAGTTCAGAAAATCCATCTTTCACATTATCTTCCTCTCCACTGTTCTCAGCACCAGCTTGTGTAGATAGACCATGACTACTAATATAAACCCCAGCGGATGGCCATGTTGCAAGGTTATTTCTCTCAAAAGAAATGAATCTGTCAGATAAAGCGGTGGTGGTTCCAAAACCAGCTACATTTCCTTCCCAAAAAAATGGTACCTCTAGTTTACCAAAGACATATGAAGTTCTTACTTTATACCCTTGATTCCTGAAAAGAG encodes:
- the LOC127149086 gene encoding pentatricopeptide repeat-containing protein At1g80270, mitochondrial-like, producing MWALRRASTPLRNQGYKVRTSYVFGKLEVPFFWEGNVAGFGTTTALSDRFISFERNNLATWPSAGVYISSHGLSTQAGAENSGEEDNVKDGFSELDETLPSTSPLEDSKAADDNEEELTSGSEIDDDDDNAVDDGTQNELDLLEGETGLAEKKSTKRGPSELFNVIWKAPGLSVASALDKWVSEGKELSRADISLAMLYLRKRQMFGKALQFSEWLEASGKLNFTDKDYASRLDLIGKLRGLRMAENYLAKIPKSFQGEIVYRTLLANCVIASNVQKAEEVFNKMKDLEFPITAFACSQLLLLYRRTDKRKIADILLLMEKENVKPSRFTYKILIDAKGLSNDISGMEQVVDTMKADGIELDFDTLALLAKHYVSAGLKDKAKATLKQMEEINSQGSRWPCRILLPRYGELEMEDEVRRLWEICESDPHIEECMAAIVAWGKLKNVQEAEKIFDRVVKSGKKLSARHYSTMMNVYRQTKMLTKGKELVNQMAESGCRMDPLTWDAVVKFYVEAGEVEKADSFLVKAVQQNKKKPLFATYMTLMHHYASRGDVPNAENIFDRMRRLGYMGRFTQFQTLVQAYVNAKAPAYGMRERMMVDNIFPNKALAGKLAQVDPFRMTEVSDLLD